TTGACAGAAGAATATCGGGAACAGGCACATCTTGCAGAGGATACTGCCGTAGAATTCGATGCGCTGCACCGATGCGGATATCTTCAGCCCCGAGAAGAGCGCACCGAGATAGATGAGCGCGAGCGGTGTCGTGATAGAGCCGACTGTCATCAGCGCGCCATTTACAGGCTCGGGGATACGCACTTCGGCGAAGATGGCAACGAGTGCCAGCACGATGCCGACGGTAGACGGGTTGACCATCTTCATAAGGCGTGTTCGAAGAGGCGGTGCACCGCCTTCGATCGGTGTCGTCAGATTAACGCCGACCGTCCATTGGAGGAACTGGTCGATGATCGTAAACAGCCCCACGTAGAGCATACCGTGTTCGGGGAATACGGCGCAGATGATGGGGATGCCCATGAAGCCGATGTTGCCGAACATGACACAGGCGCGGTAGACGTTGCGCTCGTTGCCCGAGAGGCGAAATACGCGCGACAGGACGAATGCGAGCGTGGCAAGAAAGACATAGAGGCAAGCCGTCGCAGGCAGGATGGGAAGCGCGGAGAGAAACGTTTCTTTCGTTGCGCCGTTTATCGTATACATGAATATCATGATGGGAAGCGATATCTTGATGATGAACCGAGCGAGCATATCGAGGCTCTGCTCATGGAGGATATTCGTTTTGCGTGCGATGATACCGATCGTCGCGTAGACGAGGAAGATGATGATCTGCACCGATACAACAGAAAAATAACTCATATCAAAAAAAGATTCCTTTCGTAGGTGGTAGATGCAGTCGTGCGGCTGCCTTTTGCCCGTATTAGGAAGAAAGCGGGCGGGCATACTATGGCAAGAAATAGAAAGATGTGCGCGAGCCACACTATTCAGTATAATATTGCCAAGAAAAGGACGCAACCGAAAAATG
The nucleotide sequence above comes from Selenomonadales bacterium. Encoded proteins:
- a CDS encoding AEC family transporter, whose amino-acid sequence is MSYFSVVSVQIIIFLVYATIGIIARKTNILHEQSLDMLARFIIKISLPIMIFMYTINGATKETFLSALPILPATACLYVFLATLAFVLSRVFRLSGNERNVYRACVMFGNIGFMGIPIICAVFPEHGMLYVGLFTIIDQFLQWTVGVNLTTPIEGGAPPLRTRLMKMVNPSTVGIVLALVAIFAEVRIPEPVNGALMTVGSITTPLALIYLGALFSGLKISASVQRIEFYGSILCKMCLFPIFFCQLLRWWNLPEDMIITLCILSSMPTMVALAMLAKTQRSAGDYAAAMIFVAT